A stretch of Cucumis sativus cultivar 9930 chromosome 2, Cucumber_9930_V3, whole genome shotgun sequence DNA encodes these proteins:
- the LOC101209358 gene encoding mitogen-activated protein kinase kinase kinase NPK1 isoform X3 yields MQDIFASVRRSLVFRPPLDNDDSHSPAIGVGALVDKINSSIRKSRVFSRHSPSSSSLPPIPKDTDPPIRWRKGELIGCGAFGRVYMGMNLGSGELLAVKQVLIAANGASKEKAQAHVQELEEEVKLLKDLSHPNIVRYLGTVREDDSLNILLEFVPGGSIASLLGKFGAFPEAVLRTYTKQLLLGLEYLHKNGIMHRDIKGANILVDNKGCIKLADFGASKQATISGAKSMKGTPYWMAPEVILQTGHSFSADIWSVGCTFIEMATGKPPWSQQYQEVAALFHIGTTKSHPPIPEQLSVEAKDFLLKCLQKEPNLRPTASELLKHPFVIGEETQSQLMSRDACTIFHHQEPLETHSPQCTSELEMSKTPTHPGSSDICNLDSLRCSKVYSTNKLESDMWGRNSDDEMCQIDDKDDFMLDEVKIGSSIIHENMKSYNPICEPSDDEDCKFDRSPVVDRGSSLHEEALAPGSCSGAFDEEQNFSFPSGRSLSEDEDELTESKIKAFLDEKALELKKLQSPLYEEFYNSLNASCSPVFMESKQDESTPKYLKLPPKSRSPSRSPGNPSPALDAFGTGSPGSGSRGNANDQRSQLNDWKGLHGQSEAGSPSSKNYSEIQRKWKEELDQELERKREMMRQAGVGAKTSSPKDKAMGRPRERTRFASPFRDDVSGAGRDNRENFIS; encoded by the exons ATGCAAGATATCTTCGCTTCTGTTCGCCGATCATTGGTCTTTCGTCCTCCTCTCGACAACGATGATTCCCATTCCCCTGCAATTGGTGTTGGAGCCCTAGTTGATAAGATCAACTCCAGCATCCGCAAATCCAGAGTCTTCTCTAGACACTCcccttcctcttcctctctccCTCCCATTCCTAAAGACACCGACCCTCCCATTCGATGGCGCAAAGGCGAATTGATTGGCTGTGGCGCTTTTGGTCGCGTTTATATGGGCATGAATCTTGGCTCTGGAGAGCTTCTTGCTGTCAAACAG GTTTTGATTGCTGCAAATGGTGCTTCGAAGGAGAAAGCGCAG GCTCATGTTCAGGAGCTTGAGGAAGAAGTGAAACTTCTGAAGGATCTTTCTCATCCAAATATTGTT AGATACTTGGGCACAGTCAGAGAGGATGactctttaaatatattattggaaTTTGTCCCTGGTGGATCGATAGCATCACTTCTGGGGAAATTTGGAGCCTTCCCTGAAGCa GTTTTAAGAACATATACAAAACAGTTATTATTGGGATTGGAGTATTTACACAAGAACGGTATCATGCACAGGGACATTAAG GGGGCAAATATCCTTGTAGATAACAAGGGATGCATTAAGCTTGCTGATTTTGGGGCTTCGAAACAG GCTACAATTTCAGGAGCAAAGTCTATGAAGGGTACTCCATATTGGATGGCTCCTGAAGTAATTCTGCAGACTGGTCATAGTTT CTCTGCTGACATATGGAGTGTTGGATGCACCTTTATTGAGATGGCTACAGGAAAGCCTCCTTGGAGCCAACAGTATCAAGAG gTTGCTGCTCTTTTTCATATAGGGACGACAAAGTCTCATCCACCAATCCCTGAGCAGCTTTCGGTTGAAGCTAAAGATTTTCTGTTGAAATGTTTGCAGAA GGAACCAAACTTAAGACCAACTGCCTCTGAACTCTTGAAG CATCCTTTTGTTATAGGGGAGGAGACACAATCTCAACTTATGTCACGTGATGCATGCACG ATTTTCCATCATCAGGAGCCCCTGGAAACCCATTCACCACAATGTACTTCAGAACTTGAAATGAG TAAAACTCCTACACATCCTGGATCAAGCgatatttgtaatttggatAGTTTGAGATGCTCAAAGGTATACTCTACAAACAAACTAGAAAGTGATATGTGGGGAAGAAACAGTGATGATGAAATGTGTCAGATTGATGACAAGGATGATTTTATGTTAGATGAAGTAAAAATTGGCTCTTCTATTATACATGAGAATATGAAG AGTTATAATCCAATTTGTGAGCCCTCTGATGATGAGGATTGCAAATTTGATAGAAGTCCAGTAGTAGACCGAGGAAGCAGTTTACATGAAGAAGCTCTTGCACCTGGAAGCTGTTCTGGAGCTTTTGACGAAGAACAAAACTTCTCATTTCCTAGTGGGCGATCACTTTCTGAAGATGAGGATGAGCTTACTGAATCAAAAATTAAAGCTTTCTTGGATGAAAAG GCTCTTGAATTGAAGAAACTGCAGTCACCGCTTTATGAGGAGTTCTACAATAGTTTGAATGCATCCTGCTCTCCAGTTTTTATGGAGAGCAAACAAGATGAAAGCACTCCTAAATACTTGAAATTGCCCCCAAAAAGCCGGTCACCAAGTCGAAGTCCTGGTAACCCATCCCCAGCGCTTGATGCTTTTGGCACTGGTAGCCCAGGGAGCGGTAGCAGGGGTAATGCAAATGATCAAAGGTCACAACTCAACGATTGGAAAGGACTTCATGGTCAGTCAGAAGCTGGTAGCCCAAG CAGTAAGAATTATTCTGAAATACAGAGGAAGTGGAAAGAAGAGCTTGATCAAGAGCTCGAGAGAAAACGAG AGATGATGCGTCAAGCTGGCGTGGGAGCCAAAACTTCATCTCCAAAGGATAAAGCCATGGGCAGGCCAAGAGAGCGAACACGGTTTGCATCTCCATTCCG TGATGATGTGTCGGGTGCTGGGAGGGACAACAGGGAAAACTTCATCTCCTGA
- the LOC101209358 gene encoding mitogen-activated protein kinase kinase kinase NPK1 isoform X4 has product MQDIFASVRRSLVFRPPLDNDDSHSPAIGVGALVDKINSSIRKSRVFSRHSPSSSSLPPIPKDTDPPIRWRKGELIGCGAFGRVYMGMNLGSGELLAVKQVLIAANGASKEKAQAHVQELEEEVKLLKDLSHPNIVRYLGTVREDDSLNILLEFVPGGSIASLLGKFGAFPEAVLRTYTKQLLLGLEYLHKNGIMHRDIKGANILVDNKGCIKLADFGASKQVVELATISGAKSMKGTPYWMAPEVILQTGHSFSADIWSVGCTFIEMATGKPPWSQQYQEVAALFHIGTTKSHPPIPEQLSVEAKDFLLKCLQKEPNLRPTASELLKHPFVIGEETQSQLMSRDACTEPLETHSPQCTSELEMSKTPTHPGSSDICNLDSLRCSKVYSTNKLESDMWGRNSDDEMCQIDDKDDFMLDEVKIGSSIIHENMKSYNPICEPSDDEDCKFDRSPVVDRGSSLHEEALAPGSCSGAFDEEQNFSFPSGRSLSEDEDELTESKIKAFLDEKALELKKLQSPLYEEFYNSLNASCSPVFMESKQDESTPKYLKLPPKSRSPSRSPGNPSPALDAFGTGSPGSGSRGNANDQRSQLNDWKGLHGQSEAGSPSSKNYSEIQRKWKEELDQELERKREMMRQAGVGAKTSSPKDKAMGRPRERTRFASPFRDDVSGAGRDNRENFIS; this is encoded by the exons ATGCAAGATATCTTCGCTTCTGTTCGCCGATCATTGGTCTTTCGTCCTCCTCTCGACAACGATGATTCCCATTCCCCTGCAATTGGTGTTGGAGCCCTAGTTGATAAGATCAACTCCAGCATCCGCAAATCCAGAGTCTTCTCTAGACACTCcccttcctcttcctctctccCTCCCATTCCTAAAGACACCGACCCTCCCATTCGATGGCGCAAAGGCGAATTGATTGGCTGTGGCGCTTTTGGTCGCGTTTATATGGGCATGAATCTTGGCTCTGGAGAGCTTCTTGCTGTCAAACAG GTTTTGATTGCTGCAAATGGTGCTTCGAAGGAGAAAGCGCAG GCTCATGTTCAGGAGCTTGAGGAAGAAGTGAAACTTCTGAAGGATCTTTCTCATCCAAATATTGTT AGATACTTGGGCACAGTCAGAGAGGATGactctttaaatatattattggaaTTTGTCCCTGGTGGATCGATAGCATCACTTCTGGGGAAATTTGGAGCCTTCCCTGAAGCa GTTTTAAGAACATATACAAAACAGTTATTATTGGGATTGGAGTATTTACACAAGAACGGTATCATGCACAGGGACATTAAG GGGGCAAATATCCTTGTAGATAACAAGGGATGCATTAAGCTTGCTGATTTTGGGGCTTCGAAACAGGTTGTCGAGCTG GCTACAATTTCAGGAGCAAAGTCTATGAAGGGTACTCCATATTGGATGGCTCCTGAAGTAATTCTGCAGACTGGTCATAGTTT CTCTGCTGACATATGGAGTGTTGGATGCACCTTTATTGAGATGGCTACAGGAAAGCCTCCTTGGAGCCAACAGTATCAAGAG gTTGCTGCTCTTTTTCATATAGGGACGACAAAGTCTCATCCACCAATCCCTGAGCAGCTTTCGGTTGAAGCTAAAGATTTTCTGTTGAAATGTTTGCAGAA GGAACCAAACTTAAGACCAACTGCCTCTGAACTCTTGAAG CATCCTTTTGTTATAGGGGAGGAGACACAATCTCAACTTATGTCACGTGATGCATGCACG GAGCCCCTGGAAACCCATTCACCACAATGTACTTCAGAACTTGAAATGAG TAAAACTCCTACACATCCTGGATCAAGCgatatttgtaatttggatAGTTTGAGATGCTCAAAGGTATACTCTACAAACAAACTAGAAAGTGATATGTGGGGAAGAAACAGTGATGATGAAATGTGTCAGATTGATGACAAGGATGATTTTATGTTAGATGAAGTAAAAATTGGCTCTTCTATTATACATGAGAATATGAAG AGTTATAATCCAATTTGTGAGCCCTCTGATGATGAGGATTGCAAATTTGATAGAAGTCCAGTAGTAGACCGAGGAAGCAGTTTACATGAAGAAGCTCTTGCACCTGGAAGCTGTTCTGGAGCTTTTGACGAAGAACAAAACTTCTCATTTCCTAGTGGGCGATCACTTTCTGAAGATGAGGATGAGCTTACTGAATCAAAAATTAAAGCTTTCTTGGATGAAAAG GCTCTTGAATTGAAGAAACTGCAGTCACCGCTTTATGAGGAGTTCTACAATAGTTTGAATGCATCCTGCTCTCCAGTTTTTATGGAGAGCAAACAAGATGAAAGCACTCCTAAATACTTGAAATTGCCCCCAAAAAGCCGGTCACCAAGTCGAAGTCCTGGTAACCCATCCCCAGCGCTTGATGCTTTTGGCACTGGTAGCCCAGGGAGCGGTAGCAGGGGTAATGCAAATGATCAAAGGTCACAACTCAACGATTGGAAAGGACTTCATGGTCAGTCAGAAGCTGGTAGCCCAAG CAGTAAGAATTATTCTGAAATACAGAGGAAGTGGAAAGAAGAGCTTGATCAAGAGCTCGAGAGAAAACGAG AGATGATGCGTCAAGCTGGCGTGGGAGCCAAAACTTCATCTCCAAAGGATAAAGCCATGGGCAGGCCAAGAGAGCGAACACGGTTTGCATCTCCATTCCG TGATGATGTGTCGGGTGCTGGGAGGGACAACAGGGAAAACTTCATCTCCTGA
- the LOC101209358 gene encoding mitogen-activated protein kinase kinase kinase NPK1 isoform X1: MQDIFASVRRSLVFRPPLDNDDSHSPAIGVGALVDKINSSIRKSRVFSRHSPSSSSLPPIPKDTDPPIRWRKGELIGCGAFGRVYMGMNLGSGELLAVKQVLIAANGASKEKAQAHVQELEEEVKLLKDLSHPNIVRYLGTVREDDSLNILLEFVPGGSIASLLGKFGAFPEAVLRTYTKQLLLGLEYLHKNGIMHRDIKGANILVDNKGCIKLADFGASKQVVELATISGAKSMKGTPYWMAPEVILQTGHSFSADIWSVGCTFIEMATGKPPWSQQYQEVAALFHIGTTKSHPPIPEQLSVEAKDFLLKCLQKEPNLRPTASELLKHPFVIGEETQSQLMSRDACTIFHHQEPLETHSPQCTSELEMSKTPTHPGSSDICNLDSLRCSKVYSTNKLESDMWGRNSDDEMCQIDDKDDFMLDEVKIGSSIIHENMKSYNPICEPSDDEDCKFDRSPVVDRGSSLHEEALAPGSCSGAFDEEQNFSFPSGRSLSEDEDELTESKIKAFLDEKALELKKLQSPLYEEFYNSLNASCSPVFMESKQDESTPKYLKLPPKSRSPSRSPGNPSPALDAFGTGSPGSGSRGNANDQRSQLNDWKGLHGQSEAGSPSSKNYSEIQRKWKEELDQELERKREMMRQAGVGAKTSSPKDKAMGRPRERTRFASPFRDDVSGAGRDNRENFIS; encoded by the exons ATGCAAGATATCTTCGCTTCTGTTCGCCGATCATTGGTCTTTCGTCCTCCTCTCGACAACGATGATTCCCATTCCCCTGCAATTGGTGTTGGAGCCCTAGTTGATAAGATCAACTCCAGCATCCGCAAATCCAGAGTCTTCTCTAGACACTCcccttcctcttcctctctccCTCCCATTCCTAAAGACACCGACCCTCCCATTCGATGGCGCAAAGGCGAATTGATTGGCTGTGGCGCTTTTGGTCGCGTTTATATGGGCATGAATCTTGGCTCTGGAGAGCTTCTTGCTGTCAAACAG GTTTTGATTGCTGCAAATGGTGCTTCGAAGGAGAAAGCGCAG GCTCATGTTCAGGAGCTTGAGGAAGAAGTGAAACTTCTGAAGGATCTTTCTCATCCAAATATTGTT AGATACTTGGGCACAGTCAGAGAGGATGactctttaaatatattattggaaTTTGTCCCTGGTGGATCGATAGCATCACTTCTGGGGAAATTTGGAGCCTTCCCTGAAGCa GTTTTAAGAACATATACAAAACAGTTATTATTGGGATTGGAGTATTTACACAAGAACGGTATCATGCACAGGGACATTAAG GGGGCAAATATCCTTGTAGATAACAAGGGATGCATTAAGCTTGCTGATTTTGGGGCTTCGAAACAGGTTGTCGAGCTG GCTACAATTTCAGGAGCAAAGTCTATGAAGGGTACTCCATATTGGATGGCTCCTGAAGTAATTCTGCAGACTGGTCATAGTTT CTCTGCTGACATATGGAGTGTTGGATGCACCTTTATTGAGATGGCTACAGGAAAGCCTCCTTGGAGCCAACAGTATCAAGAG gTTGCTGCTCTTTTTCATATAGGGACGACAAAGTCTCATCCACCAATCCCTGAGCAGCTTTCGGTTGAAGCTAAAGATTTTCTGTTGAAATGTTTGCAGAA GGAACCAAACTTAAGACCAACTGCCTCTGAACTCTTGAAG CATCCTTTTGTTATAGGGGAGGAGACACAATCTCAACTTATGTCACGTGATGCATGCACG ATTTTCCATCATCAGGAGCCCCTGGAAACCCATTCACCACAATGTACTTCAGAACTTGAAATGAG TAAAACTCCTACACATCCTGGATCAAGCgatatttgtaatttggatAGTTTGAGATGCTCAAAGGTATACTCTACAAACAAACTAGAAAGTGATATGTGGGGAAGAAACAGTGATGATGAAATGTGTCAGATTGATGACAAGGATGATTTTATGTTAGATGAAGTAAAAATTGGCTCTTCTATTATACATGAGAATATGAAG AGTTATAATCCAATTTGTGAGCCCTCTGATGATGAGGATTGCAAATTTGATAGAAGTCCAGTAGTAGACCGAGGAAGCAGTTTACATGAAGAAGCTCTTGCACCTGGAAGCTGTTCTGGAGCTTTTGACGAAGAACAAAACTTCTCATTTCCTAGTGGGCGATCACTTTCTGAAGATGAGGATGAGCTTACTGAATCAAAAATTAAAGCTTTCTTGGATGAAAAG GCTCTTGAATTGAAGAAACTGCAGTCACCGCTTTATGAGGAGTTCTACAATAGTTTGAATGCATCCTGCTCTCCAGTTTTTATGGAGAGCAAACAAGATGAAAGCACTCCTAAATACTTGAAATTGCCCCCAAAAAGCCGGTCACCAAGTCGAAGTCCTGGTAACCCATCCCCAGCGCTTGATGCTTTTGGCACTGGTAGCCCAGGGAGCGGTAGCAGGGGTAATGCAAATGATCAAAGGTCACAACTCAACGATTGGAAAGGACTTCATGGTCAGTCAGAAGCTGGTAGCCCAAG CAGTAAGAATTATTCTGAAATACAGAGGAAGTGGAAAGAAGAGCTTGATCAAGAGCTCGAGAGAAAACGAG AGATGATGCGTCAAGCTGGCGTGGGAGCCAAAACTTCATCTCCAAAGGATAAAGCCATGGGCAGGCCAAGAGAGCGAACACGGTTTGCATCTCCATTCCG TGATGATGTGTCGGGTGCTGGGAGGGACAACAGGGAAAACTTCATCTCCTGA
- the LOC101209358 gene encoding mitogen-activated protein kinase kinase kinase NPK1 isoform X2, with protein sequence MQDIFASVRRSLVFRPPLDNDDSHSPAIGVGALVDKINSSIRKSRVFSRHSPSSSSLPPIPKDTDPPIRWRKGELIGCGAFGRVYMGMNLGSGELLAVKQVLIAANGASKEKAQAHVQELEEEVKLLKDLSHPNIVRYLGTVREDDSLNILLEFVPGGSIASLLGKFGAFPEAVLRTYTKQLLLGLEYLHKNGIMHRDIKGANILVDNKGCIKLADFGASKQVVELATISGAKSMKGTPYWMAPEVILQTGHSFSADIWSVGCTFIEMATGKPPWSQQYQEVAALFHIGTTKSHPPIPEQLSVEAKDFLLKCLQKEPNLRPTASELLKHPFVIGEETQSQLMSRDACTIFHHQEPLETHSPQCTSELEMSKTPTHPGSSDICNLDSLRCSKVYSTNKLESDMWGRNSDDEMCQIDDKDDFMLDEVKIGSSIIHENMKSYNPICEPSDDEDCKFDRSPVVDRGSSLHEEALAPGSCSGAFDEEQNFSFPSGRSLSEDEDELTESKIKAFLDEKALELKKLQSPLYEEFYNSLNASCSPVFMESKQDESTPKYLKLPPKSRSPSRSPGNPSPALDAFGTGSPGSGSRGNANDQRSQLNDWKGLHGQSEAGSPSKNYSEIQRKWKEELDQELERKREMMRQAGVGAKTSSPKDKAMGRPRERTRFASPFRDDVSGAGRDNRENFIS encoded by the exons ATGCAAGATATCTTCGCTTCTGTTCGCCGATCATTGGTCTTTCGTCCTCCTCTCGACAACGATGATTCCCATTCCCCTGCAATTGGTGTTGGAGCCCTAGTTGATAAGATCAACTCCAGCATCCGCAAATCCAGAGTCTTCTCTAGACACTCcccttcctcttcctctctccCTCCCATTCCTAAAGACACCGACCCTCCCATTCGATGGCGCAAAGGCGAATTGATTGGCTGTGGCGCTTTTGGTCGCGTTTATATGGGCATGAATCTTGGCTCTGGAGAGCTTCTTGCTGTCAAACAG GTTTTGATTGCTGCAAATGGTGCTTCGAAGGAGAAAGCGCAG GCTCATGTTCAGGAGCTTGAGGAAGAAGTGAAACTTCTGAAGGATCTTTCTCATCCAAATATTGTT AGATACTTGGGCACAGTCAGAGAGGATGactctttaaatatattattggaaTTTGTCCCTGGTGGATCGATAGCATCACTTCTGGGGAAATTTGGAGCCTTCCCTGAAGCa GTTTTAAGAACATATACAAAACAGTTATTATTGGGATTGGAGTATTTACACAAGAACGGTATCATGCACAGGGACATTAAG GGGGCAAATATCCTTGTAGATAACAAGGGATGCATTAAGCTTGCTGATTTTGGGGCTTCGAAACAGGTTGTCGAGCTG GCTACAATTTCAGGAGCAAAGTCTATGAAGGGTACTCCATATTGGATGGCTCCTGAAGTAATTCTGCAGACTGGTCATAGTTT CTCTGCTGACATATGGAGTGTTGGATGCACCTTTATTGAGATGGCTACAGGAAAGCCTCCTTGGAGCCAACAGTATCAAGAG gTTGCTGCTCTTTTTCATATAGGGACGACAAAGTCTCATCCACCAATCCCTGAGCAGCTTTCGGTTGAAGCTAAAGATTTTCTGTTGAAATGTTTGCAGAA GGAACCAAACTTAAGACCAACTGCCTCTGAACTCTTGAAG CATCCTTTTGTTATAGGGGAGGAGACACAATCTCAACTTATGTCACGTGATGCATGCACG ATTTTCCATCATCAGGAGCCCCTGGAAACCCATTCACCACAATGTACTTCAGAACTTGAAATGAG TAAAACTCCTACACATCCTGGATCAAGCgatatttgtaatttggatAGTTTGAGATGCTCAAAGGTATACTCTACAAACAAACTAGAAAGTGATATGTGGGGAAGAAACAGTGATGATGAAATGTGTCAGATTGATGACAAGGATGATTTTATGTTAGATGAAGTAAAAATTGGCTCTTCTATTATACATGAGAATATGAAG AGTTATAATCCAATTTGTGAGCCCTCTGATGATGAGGATTGCAAATTTGATAGAAGTCCAGTAGTAGACCGAGGAAGCAGTTTACATGAAGAAGCTCTTGCACCTGGAAGCTGTTCTGGAGCTTTTGACGAAGAACAAAACTTCTCATTTCCTAGTGGGCGATCACTTTCTGAAGATGAGGATGAGCTTACTGAATCAAAAATTAAAGCTTTCTTGGATGAAAAG GCTCTTGAATTGAAGAAACTGCAGTCACCGCTTTATGAGGAGTTCTACAATAGTTTGAATGCATCCTGCTCTCCAGTTTTTATGGAGAGCAAACAAGATGAAAGCACTCCTAAATACTTGAAATTGCCCCCAAAAAGCCGGTCACCAAGTCGAAGTCCTGGTAACCCATCCCCAGCGCTTGATGCTTTTGGCACTGGTAGCCCAGGGAGCGGTAGCAGGGGTAATGCAAATGATCAAAGGTCACAACTCAACGATTGGAAAGGACTTCATGGTCAGTCAGAAGCTGGTAGCCCAAG TAAGAATTATTCTGAAATACAGAGGAAGTGGAAAGAAGAGCTTGATCAAGAGCTCGAGAGAAAACGAG AGATGATGCGTCAAGCTGGCGTGGGAGCCAAAACTTCATCTCCAAAGGATAAAGCCATGGGCAGGCCAAGAGAGCGAACACGGTTTGCATCTCCATTCCG TGATGATGTGTCGGGTGCTGGGAGGGACAACAGGGAAAACTTCATCTCCTGA